TTGAAAGCGGCTATACAACAAGCCTTTATCAATATTGCTCAAACCGAAGAAGGAAAAAATGTAATTTCAATTTACAGCCATCAAGGTTACCAAAAAGCAACATCTTCTGATTATGATGGTGAAAGAGAAGCACAAGCATTTCTTAAATCTCTAAAATAGTAGTGAAAAGTGAGAACATCATGAATGGTTGATGTTCTCATTTTTTAAGTCTTGTTGAATGAGAGTAAGAGTTTATTAAGATTGGAGTAATAGCATGATAGAGTTTATAAATGTTGAAAAGACGTATCCAAATGGAACAGTAGCATTAGAAAATATTAATTTAAAAATCGAACAAGGTGAATTTGTTGCAGTTATTGGTCTTTCAGGTGCCGGAAAATCAACGTTAATTCGCTGCATTAATCGTATGCATGACATTACTAGTGGGCAATTGGTTGTTGATGGTGTTGATGTAGGAAAGCTAAAAGGAAAGCAAATTCGCAGGTTTCGTAGAAGGATTGGAATGATTTTTCAATCGTTTAATTTAGTGACAAGAACATCAGTCATCAATAATGTGTTGGTCTCCTTTGTACCAGATCTTCCCTTATGGCGAAAGTCACTCGGTATTTTTACCGTGGAACAAAAAATAAAGGCTTTGGATGCCCTTGATAAGGTAGGGATACTCGATAAAGCCTATATTCGAGTTGACCAACTATCAGGCGGGCAGCAACAACGTGTTGCTTTAGCACGTACACTAGCACAAAACCCAGATATCATCTTGGCGGATGAACCAATTGCATCATTAGATCCTGTTACTTCTAAGTTGGTCATGGACGACTTTAAAAAGGTAAATAAGGAAATGAACATATCCGTTATCATGAACATCCATCATGTCGAAGTAGCCTTAGAGTATGCAGATCGGATTATTGGCGTTCGTAAGGGAGAGATTGTCTTTGATGGAGAAGCGGCACTTGTTACTCAAGAATTACTTGATGAGATTTATGGTGGGAAAGTTGATGAGGTGAAATCCTCCTTAGAGGAGAGCGTGGCGTATGTATGATAAAATCTTTCCGCCTAAAAAACTATTATTACCGAATGGAAAAGTGATACTAGAAAAGAGATCTCGAACACCACTCATTATCATCCTATTACTAATTGGGATTATCATCTCAATAGAATTTACAGGCTTTAATTACAAAGTACTTATATCAAGAATAAACCAATTTTTCATCATTATTGGTCAAATGATCCCGCCGAATTGGAGCTACTTACCAAGCTTATGGAGTGCATTAATGAGTACTCTTAAAATGTCGTTACTTGGTTCAATTATTGGGTCGATCCTAGCACTTCCTGTTGCAGTCATGGCATCCTCTAATATTATCAAATTGAAAGCAGTTGTCGTCTCTACTAAGGTTGCCCTAAGTCTTCTTCGGACGTTTCCTACACTGGTGTCAGCGCTCATTGCCACCTTTATCTTTGGGTTAGGGCCTATGGCAGGAACCGTAGCGATCCTGCTGTTTACAATTTCCTATGTTGGTAAACTATTATATGAACAAATCGAAAACGTAGATATGGGTTCTTTTGA
This window of the Anaerobacillus alkaliphilus genome carries:
- the phnC gene encoding phosphonate ABC transporter ATP-binding protein, with amino-acid sequence MIEFINVEKTYPNGTVALENINLKIEQGEFVAVIGLSGAGKSTLIRCINRMHDITSGQLVVDGVDVGKLKGKQIRRFRRRIGMIFQSFNLVTRTSVINNVLVSFVPDLPLWRKSLGIFTVEQKIKALDALDKVGILDKAYIRVDQLSGGQQQRVALARTLAQNPDIILADEPIASLDPVTSKLVMDDFKKVNKEMNISVIMNIHHVEVALEYADRIIGVRKGEIVFDGEAALVTQELLDEIYGGKVDEVKSSLEESVAYV
- the phnE gene encoding phosphonate ABC transporter, permease protein PhnE, with product MYDKIFPPKKLLLPNGKVILEKRSRTPLIIILLLIGIIISIEFTGFNYKVLISRINQFFIIIGQMIPPNWSYLPSLWSALMSTLKMSLLGSIIGSILALPVAVMASSNIIKLKAVVVSTKVALSLLRTFPTLVSALIATFIFGLGPMAGTVAILLFTISYVGKLLYEQIENVDMGSFEAMESIGMTRIQAFRFAVIPQVLPSYLSTSLFCFEGNVRYAAILGYVGAGGIGVLINEGLGWRDYSNVGMIILALVVTVYLIETVSEHFRKKLI